A window from bacterium BMS3Abin14 encodes these proteins:
- the mlaD_3 gene encoding putative phospholipid ABC transporter-binding protein MlaD, translated as MKKFNMEIAVGLFMVAGFLCFTYLSVRLGDVHPFGENKYTVIARFNSISGLKKGASIEMAGVPIGKVKRIRLDPKEYEAVVQFSIDRNIKLQEDSIASIRTEGIIGNRYINITPGGLDKIIQPGGEITETESAISIEELISKYIFGK; from the coding sequence ATGAAAAAATTTAACATGGAAATTGCGGTCGGTTTATTCATGGTTGCGGGCTTTCTCTGCTTCACGTACCTCTCCGTCAGGCTGGGGGATGTTCATCCCTTCGGTGAGAACAAGTATACCGTTATCGCGCGATTCAACTCCATATCAGGTCTCAAGAAAGGGGCCTCCATCGAGATGGCAGGGGTTCCCATCGGCAAGGTCAAGAGAATTCGGTTGGATCCGAAAGAGTACGAGGCGGTGGTTCAATTCTCCATCGACAGGAATATCAAGCTGCAGGAGGACAGCATCGCCTCCATCAGAACCGAGGGGATCATTGGGAATCGGTACATAAATATCACACCCGGAGGACTGGACAAAATCATCCAGCCTGGAGGAGAGATTACGGAAACCGAATCCGCCATCAGTATTGAAGAACTCATCAGCAAATACATTTTTGGAAAATGA